A genomic region of Stenotrophomonas sp. NA06056 contains the following coding sequences:
- a CDS encoding 3-hydroxyanthranilate 3,4-dioxygenase, producing the protein MLASPINLHAWIEEHRHLLKPPVGNKMIDNGDFIVMVVGGPNSRTDFHYDEGPEWFYQLEGEMVLKVQEDGAVRDIPIRAGEIFLLPGKVPHSPRRPPGGVGLVVERKRLPHERDGVIWHCERCNHKLYEEYFTLQNIETDLPKVFARYQASLELRTCSECGHVDPLPAPAAG; encoded by the coding sequence ATGCTCGCATCGCCGATCAACCTGCATGCCTGGATCGAAGAACACCGCCACCTGCTGAAACCGCCGGTGGGCAACAAGATGATCGACAACGGTGATTTCATCGTGATGGTGGTCGGCGGCCCGAACAGCCGCACCGATTTCCACTACGACGAGGGCCCGGAGTGGTTTTATCAGCTGGAAGGCGAGATGGTACTGAAGGTGCAGGAGGACGGCGCGGTGCGCGATATTCCGATCCGCGCCGGCGAGATCTTCCTGCTGCCGGGCAAGGTGCCGCACTCACCGCGGCGCCCACCCGGCGGCGTCGGCCTGGTGGTGGAGCGCAAGCGCCTGCCGCATGAGCGCGATGGCGTGATCTGGCATTGCGAACGCTGCAACCACAAGCTGTACGAAGAGTACTTCACGCTGCAGAACATCGAGACCGACCTGCCGAAGGTGTTTGCGCGCTACCAGGCCAGCCTGGAACTGCGTACCTGCAGTGAATGCGGCCATGTGGATCCGTTGCCGGCACCGGCGGCGGGCTGA